One Ricinus communis isolate WT05 ecotype wild-type chromosome 2, ASM1957865v1, whole genome shotgun sequence DNA segment encodes these proteins:
- the LOC8275819 gene encoding kinesin-like protein KIN-7C, translating to MSIRGREETMSMGSGDEIIIDSEQEEKIFVSVRMRPLNEREVARNDICDWECINNNTIIFKSNMPDRSMVPTAYTFDRVFGSECSTKQVYEEGAKEIALAAVSGINSSIFAYGQTSSGKTYTMDGVTEYAVADIYEYMNKHKEREFVLKFSAMEIYNEAVRDLLSSDSTPLRVLDDPEKGTVVERLIEETLIDWNHLQELLIICEAQRQIGETSMNENSSRSHQVIRLTIESSAREYSGVGNSSILISTVHFVDLAGSERASQTLAGGARLKEGSHINRSLLTLGTVIRKLSKGKNGHIPYRDSKLTRILQNSLGGNARTAMICTISPSRSHVEQSRNTLLFASCANEVATNAQVNVVMSDKALVKQLRKELAKLESRLKSMESISVTGDTAALLREKELLIEKMDKEIKELTWQRDLAQSRVDSLLREVGDNRLSRVGENSASESSEGITPLGLDAGFARTNTVKDFDDPSVLTPTRQIQQIPDPEDGFLLNNSTPKFSEPDPFRFWESTSQENNEDICKEVRCIETDEASVISKAEDGVLLSSSDRQEKEVATAEETDEGALPSMAMQEEDKESSHNDSYNSYHALKQKIQDLHETISLLQQFPPNEAGASSSKALTWSRSKSRRSVVMTIPSALWYEKEEENENILPASFEEDNLERRGGTEQKLAELEPDDKTGKISGKYSRNSTSSACIEEETIKEINIDVDDTTTVLDFVAGVNTIAKPQSEEQIGDVLVPEASTRTADLWRDAGRGNSARQNRANSILKFERYRRKIIELWARCNVPLVHRSYFFLIFKGDPSDNVYLEVELRRLYFLKDTSARGTNTLIDTQIVSLNSSLKSLNREREHLARQLQKKFTKRERVELYVRWGIDLDTKQRSLQLIRRLWTDTKDLKHMRESSVLVAKLIGFVEPRYAPKEMFGLSFLTPLSTQKSSSWRDNMSSLSLL from the exons ATGAGCATAAGAGGAAGAGAGGAAACGATGAGCATGGGGTCAGGAGACGAGATAATAATAGACAGTGAGCAGGAAGAGAAAATCTTTGTGTCGGTGAGAATGAGGCCTTTGAATGAGAGAGAAGTCGCCAGAAATGATATTTGCGATTGGGAATGTATTAACAATAACACCATAATTTTCAAGAGCAACATGCCTGATCGCTCTATGGTTCCTACTGCTTATACATTTG ACAGAGTATTTGGGAGTGAATGTTCCACAAAGCAGGTATACGAGGAAGGTGCCAAAGAAATTGCTCTTGCAGCAGTTAGTGGCATTAACT CTAGTATTTTTGCATACGGGCAAACGAGCAGTGGAAAGACATATACGATGGATGGAGTTACTGAATATGCAGTCGCAGATATTTACGAGTATATGAACAAG cataaagaaagagaattcgTGTTGAAATTCTCTGCCATGGAGATTTATAATGAAGCAGTCAGGGACCTCCTCAGCTCAGATAGTACTCCACTAAGAGTCCTAGATGATCCAGAG AAAGGGACTGTTGTCGAGAGGCTTATAGAGGAGACACTAATAGATTGGAACCACCTACAGGAGCTTCTGATTATATGTGAAG CTCAAAGGCAAATAGGAGAGACTTCTATGAATGAGAACAGCTCCAGATCTCACCAAGTCATAAGACTC ACAATCGAAAGCTCTGCTCGTGAATATTCAGGTGTTGGAAATTCAAGCATTCTCATATCCACAGTG CATTTTGTCGATCTTGCGGGAAGTGAGCGTGCTTCTCAGACATTAGCAGGTGGTGCCAGATTAAAAGAAGGTTCCCACATAAATCGCAGCTTACTGACCCTGGGAACGGTAATTCGCAAATTAAG CAAGGGAAAAAATGGACACATACCTTATAGAGACTCTAAGCTAACACGCATACTGCAGAACTCCTTAGGAGGCAATGCCAGAACTGCCATGATATGCACTATAAGCCCTTCAAGAAGTCATGTGGAGCAATCAAGAAACACCCTCTTGTTTGCAAGTTGTGCTAATGAGGTGGCTACTAATGCACAGGTCAATGTAGTGATGTCAGATAAAGCATTGGTAAAGCAATTGCGAAAAGAGCTAGCTAAGCTAGAGAGTCGATTAAAGAGCATGGAATCAATTTCTGTAACAGGTGATACTGCTGCATTACTGAGAGAGAAAGAACTTCTGATAGAAAAG ATGGATAAAGAGATTAAAGAATTGACGTGGCAGCGGGATCTTGCTCAATCTCGTGTTGACAGTTTGCTGAGAGAAGTTGGGGACAATCGACTTTCAAGAGTAGGTGAAAATTCAGCATCAGAGTCATCAGAAGGCATCACTCCTCTTGGTTTGGATGCAGGTTTTGCAAGAACTAACACAGTCAAGGATTTTGATGACCCCAGTGTGCTTACTCCTACCAGGCAAATCCAACAGATTCCGGATCCTGAAGACGGCTTTCTACTAAATAACAGTACTCCCAAGTTTTCTGAGCCGGATCCATTCCGATTTTGGGAAAGTACTtctcaagaaaataatgaagataTCTGCAAAGAAGTTCGGTGCATTGAAACAGACGAAGCCAGTGTGATCAGTAAAGCAGAAGATGGCGTATTATTATCTAGTTCTGACagacaagaaaaagaagtggCGACGGCGGAAGAGACAGATGAAGGTGCATTACCATCAATGGCAATGCAGGAAGAGGATAAAGAGTCGAGTCATAACGACTCATATAACTCTTATCATGCTCTGAAGCAAAAGATTCAGGACTTGCATGAGACTATCAGCCTTTTACAACAATTTCCTCCTAATGAAGCAGGTGCTTCAAGCTCTAAAGCTTTGACATGGTCTAGAAGCAAAAGTCGGAGATCGGTTGTTATGACTATTCCATCTGCCCTTTGGtatgaaaaggaagaagagaatGAGAACATACTGCCTGCATCATTTGAAGAGGACAATCTCGAAAGACGAGGAGGCACTGAGCAAAAGCTTGCTGAATTAGAGCCTGATGATAAGACCGGAAAAATATCTGGGAAGTATTCTCGAAATTCCACAAGCAGCGCTTGCATAGAAGAAGAGACAATCAAAGAGATAAATATAGATGTAGATGATACTACGACTGTCCTTGATTTTGTTGCAGGGGTGAATACAATTGCTAAACCTCAGTCGGAGGAGCAAATTGGTGATGTTCTG GTTCCAGAAGCATCAACTAGGACCGCCGACTTATGGAGAGACGCAGGGAGAGGCAATAGTGCTAGGCAGAACCGTGCTAATTCCATACTAAAATTTGAAAGATACCGGAGAAAGATAATTGAACTATGGGCTAGATGCAATGTTCCATTGGTCCACAGAAGCTATTtcttcttgatcttcaagGGCGATCCTTCAGACAATGTGTATTTGGAGGTAGAGCTCAGAAGATTGTACTTTCTAAAGGACACATCTGCGCGTGGAACTAACACACTGATAGATACTCAGATTGTCTCACTAAACTCGAg TTTGAAGTCTCTGAATCGCGAGAGAGAACATTTGGCGAGGCAATTACAGAAGAAGTTTACAAAAAGGGAAAGAGTGGAACTTTACGTAAGATGGGGTATTGACTTGGACACAAAGCAGAGGAGCCTACAATTGATACGCCGTTTATGGACAGACACGAAAGACTTGAAACATATGAGGGAAAGCTCCGTGCTTGTTGCCAAGTTGATTGGGTTTGTAGAGCCACGGTATGCACCCAAAGAGATGTTTGGACTCAGTTTCTTAACCCCACTGTCCACTCAGAAATCTTCCAGCTGGAGAGACAACATGTCTTCACTTTCACTATTATAA
- the LOC8269996 gene encoding protein LTV1 homolog isoform X1, with the protein MGKKNKFIDKKRSATFQLLARDSSDPNYNETPGGDRVFVRVDNNNQYSVDTFFHEDNPDGEDPNSIFANAPDDFDDDDDHNVRFLGSSMKFGGGASSADAAPLPEHVRKEILELGFPDDGYNYLLHLREIKNTGGGSYYYRNPKASFDQLPHDVKAYDASRVRVSEVKRDDTNDKSIYSVASKTVGVKVQKVFDPEVAALLDDSDLSRFGSDVEDLEEDFVVRANVPEDDNDNKLNLIDQANEHVPGNQEAAVDNVIVEKEEKEEVGNDLPGEKQRVRRLLDEQFDLLECQEYGTDDEDDDYDGYYAEEDESLANRLNLVLINRAMDDTELSDKYEVPPMDVIHRCVEYAQKYENEDGDADLVVVEESSDESEQWDCETIVSTYSNLDNHPAKIEAPGTARKKKLAETVSGALNAKAHVITLRGKEKLPVDFLPRGRKSDAEKMKSVPELKAEPLKRKQHGQESKEEKKERKAAMKKERSEARRMKKEVKELYRGEAQRAQRVAAIAGPSSIRLL; encoded by the exons ATGGGCAAGAAGAACAAATTCATAGACAAAAAGAGATCGGCGACATTCCAATTACTCGCACGCGACTCATCCGATCCTAATTATAACGAAACACCAGGCGGAGACCGAGTTTTCGTCCGAGTGGACAACAATAATCAATACTCTGTTGACACCTTCTTTCATGAAGATAACCCGGACGGTGAAGATCCCAATTCCATTTTTGCCAATGCTCCCGACGATTTCGATGATGACGACGATCATAATGTTAGGTTTTTGGGAAGTTCAATGAAGTTTGGTGGTGGAGCCTCCTCTGCAGATGCAGCACCGTTGCCTGAGCATGTGAGGAAAGAGATTTTGGAGCTAGGGTTTCCTGATGACGGTTACAATTATTTGCTTCACTTGAGAGAGATTAAAAACACTGGTGGTGGCTCTTATTATTATCGTAATCCTAAAGCTAGCTTTGATCAGCTTCCTCATGACGTCAAG GCATATGATGCTTCGAGAGTGAGAGTATCGGAAGTGAAACGTGATGATACAAATGATAAGTCAATTTATAGTGTAGCGTCAAAGACGGTTGGTGTGAAGGTACAGAAAGTATTTGATCCTGAAGTAGCTGCGTTGCTGGATGATAGTGATTTGTCGCGGTTTGGTTCTGATGTTGAGGACTTGGAGGAGGATTTTGTTGTACGTGCAAATGTCCCTGAGgatgataatgataataagTTGAATTTAATTGATCAAGCTAATGAACATGTGCCTGGCAATCAAGAAGCTGCTGTAGATAATGTCATTGtggagaaagaagaaaaggaggaaGTAGGTAATGATCTTCCTGGTGAGAAGCAGCGGGTTCGTCGTCTTCTTGATGAGCAATTTGATTTG CTTGAATGTCAAGAATATGGCACAGATGACGAAGATGATGATTATGATGGTTATTATGCTGAAGAAGATGAATCTCTTGCAAATAGGCTCAACCTTGTCCTTATCAACCGTGCAATGGATGACACGGAACTTAGTGATAAATATGAAGTTCCGCCAATGGATGTCATTCATCGCTGTGTAGAATATGCACAAAAGTACGAAAATGAGGATGGTGATGCAGACCTCGTTGTTGTAGAGGAAAGCAGTGATGAATCGGAACAGTGGGATTGTGAGACTATCGTCTCCACTTATTCAAATCTTGATAACCATCCTGCTAAAATCGAAGCTCCAGGAACTGCTAGAAAGAAGAAGTTAGCTGAAACTGTCTCTGGAGCCTTGAATGCCAAAGCTCATGTGATAACCcttagaggaaaagaaaagcttcCTGTAGATTTCTTGCCTCGTGGTAGAAAGTCTGATGCTGAAAAGATGAAGAGTGTGCCTGAGTTAAAAGCTGAGCCACTGAAGAGGAAGCAACATGGCCAGGAGTCAaaggaagagaagaaagagagaaag GCTGCtatgaagaaggaaaggagtGAAGCTAGACGTATGAAGAAAGAGGTTAAGGAACTCTACCGAGGCGAAGCGCAGCGTGCTCAGAGAGTTGCTGCTATAGCTGGTCCATCTTCAATTCGCCTTTTGTAA
- the LOC8269996 gene encoding protein LTV1 homolog isoform X2 encodes MGKKNKFIDKKRSATFQLLARDSSDPNYNETPGGDRVFVRVDNNNQYSVDTFFHEDNPDGEDPNSIFANAPDDFDDDDDHNVRFLGSSMKFGGGASSADAAPLPEHVRKEILELGFPDDGYNYLLHLREIKNTGGGSYYYRNPKASFDQLPHDVKAYDASRVRVSEVKRDDTNDKSIYSVASKTVGVKVQKVFDPEVAALLDDSDLSRFGSDVEDLEEDFVVRANVPEDDNDNKLNLIDQANEHVPGNQEAAVDNVIVEKEEKEEVGNDLPGEKQRVRRLLDEQFDLLECQEYGTDDEDDDYDGYYAEEDESLANRLNLVLINRAMDDTELSDKYEVPPMDVIHRCVEYAQKYENEDGDADLVVVEESSDESEQWDCETIVSTYSNLDNHPAKIEAPGTARKKKLAETVSGALNAKAHVITLRGKEKLPVDFLPRGRKSDAEKMKSVPELKAEPLKRKQHGQESKEEKKERKAAMKKERSEARRMKKEVKELYRGEAQRAQRVAAIAGPSSIRLL; translated from the exons ATGGGCAAGAAGAACAAATTCATAGACAAAAAGAGATCGGCGACATTCCAATTACTCGCACGCGACTCATCCGATCCTAATTATAACGAAACACCAGGCGGAGACCGAGTTTTCGTCCGAGTGGACAACAATAATCAATACTCTGTTGACACCTTCTTTCATGAAGATAACCCGGACGGTGAAGATCCCAATTCCATTTTTGCCAATGCTCCCGACGATTTCGATGATGACGACGATCATAATGTTAGGTTTTTGGGAAGTTCAATGAAGTTTGGTGGTGGAGCCTCCTCTGCAGATGCAGCACCGTTGCCTGAGCATGTGAGGAAAGAGATTTTGGAGCTAGGGTTTCCTGATGACGGTTACAATTATTTGCTTCACTTGAGAGAGATTAAAAACACTGGTGGTGGCTCTTATTATTATCGTAATCCTAAAGCTAGCTTTGATCAGCTTCCTCATGACGTCAAG GCATATGATGCTTCGAGAGTGAGAGTATCGGAAGTGAAACGTGATGATACAAATGATAAGTCAATTTATAGTGTAGCGTCAAAGACGGTTGGTGTGAAGGTACAGAAAGTATTTGATCCTGAAGTAGCTGCGTTGCTGGATGATAGTGATTTGTCGCGGTTTGGTTCTGATGTTGAGGACTTGGAGGAGGATTTTGTTGTACGTGCAAATGTCCCTGAGgatgataatgataataagTTGAATTTAATTGATCAAGCTAATGAACATGTGCCTGGCAATCAAGAAGCTGCTGTAGATAATGTCATTGtggagaaagaagaaaaggaggaaGTAGGTAATGATCTTCCTGGTGAGAAGCAGCGGGTTCGTCGTCTTCTTGATGAGCAATTTGATTTG CTTGAATGTCAAGAATATGGCACAGATGACGAAGATGATGATTATGATGGTTATTATGCTGAAGAAGATGAATCTCTTGCAAATAGGCTCAACCTTGTCCTTATCAACCGTGCAATGGATGACACGGAACTTAGTGATAAATATGAAGTTCCGCCAATGGATGTCATTCATCGCTGTGTAGAATATGCACAAAAGTACGAAAATGAGGATGGTGATGCAGACCTCGTTGTTGTAGAGGAAAGCAGTGATGAATCGGAACAGTGGGATTGTGAGACTATCGTCTCCACTTATTCAAATCTTGATAACCATCCTGCTAAAATCGAAGCTCCAGGAACTGCTAGAAAGAAGAAGTTAGCTGAAACTGTCTCTGGAGCCTTGAATGCCAAAGCTCATGTGATAACCcttagaggaaaagaaaagcttcCTGTAGATTTCTTGCCTCGTGGTAGAAAGTCTGATGCTGAAAAGATGAAGAGTGTGCCTGAGTTAAAAGCTGAGCCACTGAAGAGGAAGCAACATGGCCAGGAGTCAaaggaagagaagaaagagagaaag GCTGCtatgaagaaggaaaggagtGAAGCTAGACGTATGAAGAAAGAGGTTAAGGAACTCTACCGAGGCGAAGCGCAGCGTGCTCAGAGAGTTGCTGCTATAGCTGGTCCATCTTCAATTCGCCTTTT GTGA
- the LOC8269998 gene encoding uncharacterized TPR repeat-containing protein At1g05150 yields the protein MTTRGSRSEKVKRIFQKFDTNKDGGLNREEMAALVVAVNPRVKFSEEQINAILDEVFRTYGEFIDGEKGLTFDGLLRTYDDGAGDVDRDFDALELELNVDDNNNNNNNTGLSIASEASSSLIIDERNVESQKKQRTAAWAVSPNHGIVFDDTWKIVDDLEILVKRLKAKQAKDGKLKGDNFDAYSDAGWSRELGPSSEISDKRVLWEESGHDYAAFVKELGVLRSRADGARSREEAFDGHMAIGRVLYEHQLFKEALVSFKRACELQPIDVRPHFRAGNCLYVLGRFKEAKEEFLLALEAAEAGGNQWAYLLPQIYVNLGIALEGEGMVLSACEYYREAAILCPTHYRALKLLGSALFGVGEYMAAVKALEEAIFMKPDYADAHCDLASALHAMGQDEKAIEVFQKAIDLKPGHVDALYNLGGLYMDLGRFQRASEMYSRVLAVWPNHWRAQLNKAVSLLGAGETEETKKALKEALKMTNRVELHDAISHLKQLQKKKVKGSNGVANGEGAFIVVELSKFKTASEKTTARQDLANALQVRAFQRITRLSRCDVELLKKEMTENDVPVSYSGGGFPEKSIRKPNLEEILRRLLSFLKPETFQGAVKAINERILSVLDEMGSGRVDLGMFFAVLAPICSGNPDKRKRIAFDSLLWLPVNEGSSQVKKVDAVRYIKLLRAIYIPSHGVSEMLEVHGGTDSSMVSFNDFLVMFDDPDWGFGIMSTLIKLETGDRNRHGNHVCSVCRYPIIGSRFKEMKSRFSLCNQCYSEGKVPPAFKQDEYKFKEYGNESEAVKDKCMCFTLQSHND from the coding sequence ATGACAACCAGAGGGAGTAGATCAGAGAAAGTGAAGCGAATTTTTCAGAAATTCGATACTAACAAAGATGGAGGTCTCAATAGAGAAGAAATGGCGGCGTTGGTTGTTGCCGTTAACCCTAGGGTTAAATTTAGCGAGGAGCAAATTAACGCAATTCTCGACGAAGTTTTTCGTACTTACGGTGAGTTTATTGACGGAGAGAAAGGTTTAACCTTTGATGGCTTATTGCGTACTTATGATGACGGAGCCGGCGACGTTGATCGCGACTTTGACGCGCTTGAACTTGAGCTTAATGtagatgataataataataataataataatacaggACTCTCAATCGCATCTGAAGCGTCGTCGTCTTTGATTATAGATGAGAGGAATGTAGAATCTCAAAAGAAGCAAAGAACTGCAGCTTGGGCGGTTTCTCCAAATCACGGGATTGTGTTTGACGACACGTGGAAGATTGTCGACGATTTAGAGATTTTGGTCAAGAGATTGAAAGCAAAGCAAGCTAAAGATGGGAAATTGAAAGGTGATAACTTTGATGCGTATTCAGATGCTGGGTGGTCGAGAGAATTAGGACCCTCTTCGGAGATATCGGATAAGAGAGTACTTTGGGAAGAATCAGGGCATGATTATGCAGCTTTTGTTAAGGAATTAGGGGTTTTGAGAAGTAGAGCGGATGGGGCCAGATCGCGAGAAGAGGCGTTTGATGGGCATATGGCAATTGGTAGGGTTTTGTATGAACACCAGTTGTTTAAGGAGGCATTGGTGAGTTTTAAAAGAGCTTGTGAGTTGCAGCCTATTGATGTAAGGCCTCATTTTAGAGCTGGAAATTGTCTGTATGTTCTTGGGAGGTTTAAGGAAGCTAAAGAGGAGTTCTTGTTGGCTTTAGAAGCAGCTGAGGCAGGTGGGAATCAATGGGCTTATTTACTTCCTCAGATATATGTTAATCTTGGGATTGCATTGGAAGGGGAAGGTATGGTTTTAAGTGCTTGTGAGTATTATCGAGAAGCTGCTATTCTTTGTCCAACTCATTATAGAGCTCTTAAACTTTTGGGCAGTGCTCTTTTTGGCGTAGGGGAGTATATGGCAGCTGTTAAAGCCTTGGAAGAGGCTATTTTTATGAAACCAGATTATGCCGATGCTCACTGTGACTTGGCTTCTGCTTTGCATGCCATGGGTCAGGATGAGAAGGCTATAGAAGTGTTTCAAAAGGCTATTGATTTGAAACCTGGTCATGTTGATGCTTTGTATAATTTAGGTGGGCTTTACATGGATTTGGGTAGGTTCCAGAGAGCTTCTGAGATGTATAGTAGGGTGTTGGCTGTGTGGCCGAATCATTGGCGAGCACAGCTCAATAAGGCTGTCTCACTGTTGGGGGCTGGTGAAACTGAGGAAACTAAGAAAGCTTTGAAGGAAGCTTTGAAAATGACAAACAGGGTTGAACTGCATGATGCAATATCACATTTGAAGCAGCTGCAGAAGAAGAAAGTCAAGGGTAGTAATGGAGTTGCAAATGGGGAGGGAGCTTTCATTGTTGTGGAACTCTCAAAATTTAAGACAGCGAGTGAAAAAACAACAGCGAGGCAGGATTTAGCCAATGCTCTTCAAGTAAGGGCTTTTCAGAGGATTACGAGGTTGAGTCGTTGTGATGTGGAGCTTTTGAAGAAGGAAATGACTGAAAATGATGTACCAGTTTCTTACTCTGGTGGTGGTTTTCCAGAGAAATCCATACGCAAACCTAACTTGGAGGAAATCCTCCGAAGGTTACTTAGTTTCCTGAAGCCTGAAACCTTTCAGGGGGCTGTCAAGGCAATAAATGAGAGGATTTTGTCTGTTTTGGACGAGATGGGTTCAGGCAGGGTAGACTTGGGCATGTTTTTTGCTGTTCTTGCCCCTATTTGTAGTGGCAATCCTGACAAGCGAAAAAGGATTGCTTTTGATTCACTTTTATGGCTTCCTGTGAATGAAGGTAGTTCTCAGGTTAAAAAAGTTGATGCTGTTCGGTATATAAAGTTGCTGAGAGCTATTTATATTCCTTCTCATGGAGTCAGCGAAATGTTAGAAGTTCATGGAGGAACAGATTCTTCGATGGTATCTTTCAATGATTTTCTTGTAATGTTTGATGATCCTGACTGGGGTTTTGGTATCATGTCAACTCTTATAAAGCTGGAAACGGGAGATAGAAATCGCCATGGAAACCATGTTTGCTCAGTTTGCCGCTACCCAATCATTGGGTCCCGCTTCAAGGAAATGAAATCTCGTTTTAGTCTATGTAATCAGTGCTACAGCGAAGGAAAGGTGCCACCTGCTTTTAAACAGGATGAGTACAAATTCAAAGAGTATGGAAATGAGTCTGAAGCAGTGAAAGATAAGTGCATGTGTTTTACATTGCAATCTCATAATGATTGA